A window of Methanolobus sediminis contains these coding sequences:
- a CDS encoding FAD-binding and (Fe-S)-binding domain-containing protein has product MANSKFELNEQQKKELSDIFGRGVNFKDKERHFYTHDVGALPSLIKTMVGKSKPAAIVKVRNEEKAVELINFARKYKIPVVPRAGASSGYGGIIPTKGGIIADVTPMRHIIDLDKDNLRVTVGAGAVWHNLEEKLNEEGLAVQAVPSSAMSATVGGWLAQNGVGYGSYEYGWSQDTMESARVVLPSGEVKDFSGEELKKIIGTMGTTGIITQVTLKLRKYEKTAAISAKFPDASSMKKAIKMVGEKKVPVWAVSFLNPQWADMKNKAPYKTHYGETVDDHRPELPLSYICNFAYPASRDVSALEGIIKEAGGEILPEEIAEHETQEWFRSMKVKRLGPSFIPAEVVVPVDKIDTVFNEIEKKIGLPVLVEGMVTKGDEAIILCFMPHSERSFKYNLAFPLALSIVKIAEENGGRIYASGLYFASQAEKVYRDRFKLIKDFKKQVDPDDIMNPETMTGKSLINTGLSMAKTFEPMARMVGNMSGVGHQEFKDEKGLPGDIISHAFTCAQCGYCVNECDQYYGRGWESQSPRGKWFFIKEYLAGKMPLDQEQVDTFLACTTCEMCDYYCQLDLPIERSWMTLRENFVQKRGMMTIPPFEIMAQSLDNQRNIWANYRVDRDKWIPDDLRPKIKDKAEIAYFAGCTASFVEKDVAVGTARLLDEAGIEFTTLGDKEACCGIPMLVAGKWDVFERILKMNIANMQKAGAKTVVTSCPACLLMWRTIYPQWAEKLGMEFDIEAKHYSEVLMDKLDVLKPKFKVPLNKTVAWHDSCHIGRAGAGVYDAPRELLKAIPGVKFKEMEHNREKALCCGSVVTLIDEPEIASKIGNVRLQEAVDQDADIMAALCPCCVVQFRVAARENNVNVEIQDLGALAARSLGYDIPDTTNDALAAWAVFEKMIDLMVPENMTDMMVELLPDMIGAMPSYMQAMMKTVKYVPGMDSLMKPMMPVMMPMLMPSIMPKVMPKMLKAVEKRVPMPDYMLEQMPDLMPNAMGNLLPNMLPQLIPLLTPKMIEYIKTN; this is encoded by the coding sequence ATGGCAAATTCAAAATTCGAACTAAATGAGCAACAAAAAAAGGAACTCTCCGATATTTTCGGTAGAGGAGTCAATTTTAAAGACAAGGAAAGACACTTTTACACACATGACGTGGGAGCATTGCCTTCACTTATAAAAACAATGGTGGGCAAATCCAAACCTGCAGCTATTGTAAAAGTAAGAAATGAAGAAAAAGCTGTAGAACTTATTAATTTTGCACGTAAATACAAAATCCCGGTAGTACCAAGAGCGGGAGCCTCTTCAGGATACGGCGGTATTATTCCTACCAAAGGAGGAATTATTGCCGATGTTACTCCCATGAGACATATAATCGATCTTGACAAAGATAATCTCAGGGTTACAGTTGGTGCAGGTGCCGTATGGCATAACCTGGAGGAAAAGCTTAACGAGGAAGGACTTGCAGTTCAGGCTGTCCCTTCAAGTGCGATGTCTGCAACCGTTGGTGGCTGGCTTGCCCAGAACGGTGTGGGTTACGGAAGTTACGAATACGGCTGGTCACAGGACACAATGGAATCTGCAAGGGTTGTCCTGCCAAGCGGTGAAGTAAAGGATTTCTCAGGCGAAGAACTCAAAAAGATCATCGGAACAATGGGTACCACCGGAATAATTACGCAGGTTACCCTGAAACTGAGAAAATACGAAAAGACTGCCGCAATCTCTGCAAAATTCCCTGATGCTTCTTCAATGAAGAAAGCTATCAAGATGGTAGGGGAGAAAAAAGTCCCTGTATGGGCGGTCTCATTCTTAAACCCTCAATGGGCTGATATGAAAAACAAGGCTCCGTACAAGACACACTACGGAGAAACCGTTGATGACCACAGACCGGAATTGCCGCTTTCCTACATATGCAATTTTGCCTATCCTGCATCAAGGGATGTAAGTGCCCTTGAAGGTATTATCAAGGAAGCTGGCGGAGAGATCCTGCCGGAAGAAATTGCCGAGCATGAAACTCAGGAATGGTTCAGGTCAATGAAAGTAAAGAGACTTGGTCCTTCATTTATTCCTGCCGAAGTTGTTGTGCCTGTTGACAAGATAGACACAGTGTTCAATGAGATCGAGAAAAAGATTGGTCTCCCTGTACTTGTCGAGGGAATGGTAACAAAAGGTGATGAAGCCATCATTCTTTGTTTCATGCCTCATTCGGAAAGATCATTCAAGTATAACCTTGCTTTCCCGCTTGCCCTGAGTATCGTAAAGATCGCAGAGGAGAATGGCGGAAGAATCTATGCTTCAGGTCTTTACTTTGCAAGTCAGGCCGAGAAGGTTTACAGGGATCGTTTCAAACTCATTAAGGACTTCAAAAAACAGGTTGACCCTGATGACATCATGAATCCTGAAACAATGACAGGCAAGTCTTTGATAAACACAGGACTTTCCATGGCAAAGACATTCGAGCCAATGGCACGCATGGTCGGAAACATGTCCGGAGTCGGCCATCAGGAATTCAAGGATGAGAAAGGACTGCCAGGAGACATCATCTCACATGCATTCACCTGTGCCCAGTGTGGTTATTGTGTCAACGAATGTGACCAGTATTATGGACGTGGATGGGAATCACAATCACCACGTGGAAAGTGGTTCTTCATAAAGGAATACCTTGCTGGAAAAATGCCACTCGACCAGGAGCAGGTTGACACTTTCCTTGCTTGTACCACCTGTGAGATGTGTGACTATTACTGCCAGCTTGACCTTCCAATTGAACGCTCATGGATGACCCTTAGAGAGAACTTTGTCCAGAAGAGAGGCATGATGACAATCCCTCCGTTTGAGATCATGGCTCAGAGTCTGGACAACCAGAGGAACATCTGGGCAAATTACAGGGTTGACAGGGATAAATGGATACCCGATGATCTAAGGCCAAAGATCAAAGACAAGGCAGAGATCGCTTACTTTGCAGGATGTACTGCATCCTTTGTTGAGAAGGATGTTGCTGTAGGAACTGCAAGGCTGCTTGATGAGGCAGGAATCGAGTTCACAACCCTTGGTGACAAGGAAGCATGCTGTGGAATACCCATGCTTGTTGCGGGAAAGTGGGATGTGTTCGAGAGAATCCTCAAAATGAATATTGCAAATATGCAGAAAGCAGGTGCAAAGACCGTTGTTACATCATGTCCGGCATGTCTTCTCATGTGGAGGACCATCTATCCACAGTGGGCTGAGAAGCTTGGAATGGAGTTCGACATTGAGGCAAAGCACTATTCTGAAGTGCTTATGGATAAGCTGGATGTGCTTAAGCCAAAGTTCAAGGTCCCACTTAACAAAACGGTTGCATGGCACGACTCATGTCACATAGGCAGGGCAGGTGCAGGTGTCTATGACGCACCGCGTGAACTGCTTAAGGCAATACCAGGTGTTAAGTTCAAAGAAATGGAGCACAACCGTGAGAAAGCTCTCTGCTGTGGTTCTGTTGTAACACTTATCGATGAGCCGGAGATTGCATCAAAGATCGGTAATGTCCGTTTGCAGGAAGCTGTTGACCAGGATGCCGACATCATGGCTGCACTCTGTCCGTGCTGTGTTGTCCAGTTCAGGGTGGCCGCCAGGGAGAATAATGTCAATGTGGAGATACAGGATCTTGGAGCACTTGCAGCCCGCAGTCTTGGATATGACATACCTGACACAACCAACGATGCACTTGCTGCATGGGCGGTCTTTGAGAAGATGATAGACCTTATGGTGCCTGAGAACATGACCGACATGATGGTTGAACTGCTTCCTGACATGATCGGAGCGATGCCATCATACATGCAGGCAATGATGAAGACTGTGAAGTACGTACCCGGCATGGACTCACTCATGAAGCCAATGATGCCGGTAATGATGCCTATGCTCATGCCTTCAATTATGCCAAAGGTCATGCCAAAGATGCTAAAGGCTGTTGAAAAGAGAGTACCAATGCCGGATTACATGCTCGAGCAGATGCCAGATCTCATGCCGAATGCAATGGGTAATCTTCTGCCTAACATGCTTCCGCAGCTCATACCCCTACTGACACCGAAGATGATCGAGTATATCAAGACAAACTGA
- the pyk gene encoding pyruvate kinase, translated as MNLPDHKTKIVCTIGPASSSPEMIRELILAGMNVARLNFSHGDMDDHRKLIKRIRDAADELNQVIAIMADLPGPKIRVGIIENEPMMLKKNDRITLTTRDVVGKDSVVPVQYKQITDSVTIGSPIYLSDGFIQLNCESIENEDIHCKVVVGGPLYSKKGINLPGSKIYVSPITGKDLEIIDFALKEGISIFCLSFIESKEDVVAARNYIGSKGKTAFIVSKIERDQAVKNIDSILQETDAIMIARGDLGVEVPIEDVPIIQKTIIHKANLLSKPVITATQMLESMISNIRPTRAEATDVANAIIDGTDAVMLSGETAVGKYPAETVRMMATVAASTEKWRDHTTLGLELMTKAIQKMNPGIEDVISIQVNDAIRILPVRYVITPTVSGKTSRLISRFRPNVWILAFSRNELTCEQLALQYAVYPVFVILKVHEWEVTIMDSLKRLGNIDSGDLVLLTQGQAPVEGKSSGTNFLKFIVAD; from the coding sequence ATGAATTTACCTGATCACAAAACAAAGATCGTATGTACTATCGGTCCCGCTTCTTCATCTCCTGAGATGATCCGGGAACTCATTCTTGCGGGTATGAATGTTGCGCGGCTAAACTTTTCTCATGGTGACATGGATGATCACCGTAAACTTATCAAGAGGATCAGGGATGCGGCAGATGAACTAAATCAGGTAATCGCAATTATGGCAGATCTTCCTGGTCCGAAGATCAGGGTTGGGATAATTGAAAATGAGCCGATGATGCTGAAAAAAAATGACAGGATAACTCTAACCACAAGGGATGTAGTGGGGAAGGATTCAGTTGTTCCTGTTCAATATAAACAGATTACAGATAGTGTTACAATTGGCAGTCCTATATATCTCAGTGATGGTTTTATTCAGCTCAACTGTGAATCAATAGAAAATGAGGATATTCATTGTAAAGTCGTAGTAGGCGGTCCACTGTACTCTAAAAAAGGTATTAATCTGCCCGGTTCAAAGATATATGTAAGTCCGATAACCGGAAAGGATCTTGAAATAATAGACTTTGCCCTGAAAGAGGGTATTAGCATATTCTGTCTTTCCTTTATAGAATCCAAAGAAGACGTTGTAGCGGCACGGAATTATATCGGATCAAAAGGAAAAACAGCATTTATTGTTTCAAAAATAGAACGCGACCAGGCAGTAAAAAATATTGATTCTATTCTTCAGGAGACTGATGCTATTATGATAGCACGTGGTGACCTTGGAGTAGAGGTTCCTATTGAGGATGTCCCGATTATTCAAAAGACGATCATCCACAAAGCAAACCTTCTCAGCAAACCGGTGATTACCGCCACACAAATGCTTGAGTCTATGATAAGTAATATCCGTCCTACACGAGCTGAGGCTACGGATGTTGCAAATGCAATTATAGATGGTACAGATGCAGTTATGCTATCCGGGGAAACGGCAGTAGGCAAATATCCGGCCGAAACAGTAAGAATGATGGCGACAGTTGCAGCGTCTACGGAAAAATGGCGGGACCATACCACTCTTGGACTTGAACTGATGACAAAAGCCATCCAGAAAATGAATCCTGGTATAGAGGATGTAATTTCCATCCAGGTAAATGATGCTATTCGAATCTTACCTGTGCGTTATGTAATAACTCCAACAGTATCCGGTAAAACTTCACGTTTGATCTCCAGATTCAGACCGAATGTATGGATACTTGCATTCAGTCGTAATGAACTGACATGTGAACAGCTAGCTTTGCAGTATGCAGTATATCCTGTATTTGTCATATTGAAAGTTCATGAATGGGAAGTAACCATTATGGATTCCCTTAAAAGATTGGGAAATATTGACTCAGGAGACCTGGTTCTTTTAACACAGGGTCAGGCACCCGTAGAAGGTAAATCAAGCGGCACAAATTTCCTGAAATTCATTGTTGCAGATTGA
- a CDS encoding PAS domain S-box protein: MSNIYDKCLYDEDMCTHIMNKDHSVNGSQISGLPDKDIPDGISHYNSDYLYKFFFAENNVIMLLVDSDSSNIIDANKAACNYYGWTVEEITCKKIDQINVFSAEYIKMESKKAENENRDYLFLKHFLANGDIRDVKVYSGTIRSESCTFLYYIVYDVVENEFVDNKLKKMQLSAIQRLKDIGKWEMDLSSGKVALSQTTRRIYGLEDKIVTRDHIKKIPLSHYLPMLDKALDDLITRNIPYDVQFKIKRQNDDSIRIIHSVAEYYPEKNIIIGVLQDITEYKRTKTKLRERKSLLNQVGKIAHVGAWEYDIATGSITWTNEVARIHEIDSNSTVNVGLLLELYSSTSRKVLKDAMVKVLEMGYAEDLELELLTAKGNHKWVRIIAYPKMSEGKVVKVTGSLQDITEQKQAEIKISEEARWRRLLMEQSSDGIVIIGQDGKVIEANPRYADMLGYSHEEMQLLSIWDCDTSHTPEQIQEMLQITDKNKSLYESQLQSKDGSIIDVEINANSATFGGRRMLFCVCRDISLRKKVERELLAAKIAAENANKVKSEFLATMSHELRTPLTAIIGFSDVLLEGIAGDLNQKQTNYIGHVSNAGKHLLELINDILDISKIEAGESELIYEKFEVSDVIYGVASVLNSLADKNKINLCIDIDPELKMIVADRTKFKQILANLLSNAIKFTPEKGSVSVRAILQDDSVQISVQDTGIGIAVNDMDKLFQPFKQLNPSLTRKHEGTGLGLALSKKFVEMHGGNIWVESNVGEGSIFMFTIPLDYEFKY; encoded by the coding sequence ATGAGTAATATATATGACAAATGTCTTTATGATGAAGATATGTGTACACATATTATGAACAAAGACCATTCGGTAAATGGTTCCCAGATCAGCGGGTTACCTGACAAGGATATTCCTGACGGTATCTCTCATTATAATAGTGATTATTTATATAAATTCTTTTTTGCAGAAAATAATGTTATAATGTTACTTGTTGATTCTGACAGTTCGAATATAATTGATGCAAACAAAGCAGCCTGCAATTATTATGGCTGGACAGTTGAAGAGATTACCTGCAAGAAAATAGATCAGATCAATGTATTTTCAGCTGAGTATATCAAAATGGAATCAAAAAAAGCAGAAAATGAAAACAGGGATTACCTTTTCCTCAAACATTTCCTTGCAAATGGTGATATCAGGGATGTAAAAGTATACAGCGGTACGATCAGATCAGAATCATGCACTTTTCTTTACTACATCGTTTATGATGTCGTAGAAAACGAGTTTGTAGATAACAAGTTGAAAAAAATGCAACTTTCAGCCATACAAAGACTTAAGGATATAGGGAAATGGGAAATGGATCTGTCCTCCGGAAAAGTTGCTCTTTCACAGACAACAAGAAGGATATATGGACTTGAAGATAAGATTGTAACAAGAGATCATATTAAAAAAATCCCATTATCCCACTATCTTCCGATGCTCGACAAAGCCCTGGATGATCTGATAACGCGAAATATCCCTTATGATGTGCAATTTAAAATAAAAAGGCAAAATGATGATTCCATACGTATTATACACTCCGTAGCTGAGTATTATCCTGAAAAAAATATCATAATAGGTGTTCTTCAGGACATCACGGAATATAAAAGAACAAAGACCAAGCTCCGGGAACGAAAATCCCTTTTGAATCAAGTAGGTAAAATAGCCCATGTAGGAGCCTGGGAATATGACATAGCTACTGGATCGATAACATGGACCAACGAAGTTGCCAGGATCCATGAAATTGATTCGAATTCTACTGTAAATGTTGGATTGTTATTGGAACTTTATTCTTCAACTTCCAGAAAGGTCCTGAAAGATGCCATGGTTAAAGTACTGGAAATGGGTTATGCAGAAGATCTGGAACTGGAATTGCTAACCGCAAAGGGAAATCATAAATGGGTTCGTATAATCGCCTATCCGAAAATGTCCGAAGGGAAAGTTGTGAAAGTAACTGGTTCACTTCAGGATATAACTGAGCAAAAACAAGCTGAAATAAAGATATCAGAGGAAGCCCGATGGCGTCGTCTTTTAATGGAGCAGTCTAGCGATGGTATCGTCATTATTGGACAGGACGGGAAAGTAATCGAGGCAAATCCACGTTATGCGGATATGCTTGGTTATTCCCATGAAGAAATGCAATTGTTATCTATATGGGACTGTGATACTTCTCATACTCCTGAACAGATACAGGAAATGCTTCAGATCACTGATAAAAATAAGTCTCTTTATGAATCACAGCTACAAAGTAAAGATGGCAGTATTATAGATGTAGAGATCAATGCAAATTCAGCCACTTTTGGTGGAAGAAGAATGCTGTTTTGTGTATGTCGTGACATTAGTCTGCGTAAGAAGGTTGAAAGAGAGCTTCTGGCTGCTAAAATTGCTGCTGAGAATGCTAACAAAGTAAAGAGTGAATTTCTGGCTACCATGAGCCATGAATTAAGGACTCCTCTGACTGCCATTATCGGTTTTTCGGATGTGCTGCTGGAGGGGATAGCCGGCGACTTAAATCAAAAACAGACCAATTATATCGGCCACGTTTCCAATGCCGGAAAACACCTTTTGGAACTCATTAATGATATACTGGATATTTCTAAGATAGAGGCTGGGGAAAGTGAACTCATTTATGAGAAATTCGAAGTTTCCGATGTTATTTATGGGGTTGCTAGTGTACTTAACTCTCTTGCAGATAAGAACAAAATAAATCTGTGTATTGATATTGATCCTGAATTGAAAATGATCGTTGCAGACAGGACCAAGTTCAAACAGATCCTGGCAAACCTTCTCAGCAATGCTATTAAATTTACCCCTGAAAAAGGCAGTGTCTCTGTCAGGGCAATTTTGCAGGATGATTCCGTTCAAATTAGTGTACAGGATACTGGAATTGGAATTGCAGTTAATGATATGGACAAACTCTTTCAGCCGTTTAAACAACTGAACCCATCTCTGACCCGGAAACATGAAGGTACAGGACTGGGCCTTGCTCTTTCCAAAAAATTTGTGGAGATGCATGGTGGCAATATATGGGTTGAAAGTAATGTTGGTGAAGGCAGTATTTTTATGTTTACTATTCCTCTAGATTATGAATTTAAGTATTGA
- a CDS encoding flavodoxin family protein, whose protein sequence is MKTLVTYLSQTGNTKRIAEAIYGELEGEKDIKPINDVADLEGYDLAFIGFPVMQFDIPAKVKSFITDKTAGKNIAIFMTHAVPEGFEAIHSWTGSCKEAAASANFLGSFDCQGELAQPVIDMLLQAEDPQMKAFGEMGPSTKGQPDASRVQKAKEFAKEIQAKL, encoded by the coding sequence ATGAAGACACTTGTTACATACCTGAGCCAGACCGGAAACACAAAAAGAATCGCAGAAGCTATTTATGGTGAACTTGAAGGCGAGAAAGATATCAAGCCAATCAATGACGTTGCAGACCTTGAAGGCTATGACCTTGCATTTATCGGATTCCCTGTAATGCAGTTTGACATTCCTGCAAAGGTAAAGTCATTCATAACCGATAAGACCGCAGGCAAGAATATTGCAATATTCATGACCCACGCAGTTCCAGAAGGTTTTGAGGCAATCCACTCATGGACAGGCTCATGCAAGGAAGCAGCAGCCAGTGCAAATTTCCTCGGTTCATTTGACTGCCAGGGAGAACTCGCACAGCCTGTAATTGATATGCTCCTTCAGGCAGAAGACCCACAGATGAAAGCATTCGGTGAAATGGGCCCATCCACAAAGGGACAACCTGATGCATCCCGTGTCCAGAAGGCAAAAGAATTCGCAAAGGAAATCCAGGCTAAATTATAA
- a CDS encoding sensor histidine kinase, giving the protein MGGMSVYNMEKLHLFTKLMLVTLFFSMLFIPLASCESDESQTYRIGVLSINGDKDSLKETWAPVEDYLSDNIPGSGFEVVPLEYDEFSQEIENNHIDFFYCNPLLYVEMARVHGAGRIATFQPAYNNTSYVGMGGVIFTRAGRTDINSLEDLEGKSFMWVNYRSLGGYLAARGEFHLLDINENDFSETKFGNSHRNVVLSVIEGNVDAGTVRTGVLESLIAKGVIEQDDIKILNEKEYDSYPLVVSTELYPDWVFAKTVSTSDDISKYMAVALLTMPVDSEAAISIGASGWTVPADYSSVDRLMRDLRYGLYVDYGKITPKDIFIQYGYILVFIILVFVLFAVHSRWMLDKKEKSRLETSNRLKDLFTDIMRHDLMNPVNVIKGFSDMLYAEETDLEKKESLKMICGQTSHLTAMISSAAKLAKLESDEDMELKVQDIGLILHMVVDSFSSEFSKKGINLKYEVCEGCFSRVNDVIEDVFSNIVSNALKYSPAGTTVIISIQDEDKSWKILIADEGDGIPDDAKPFVFDRFRRADKKGIKGNGLGLAIVKRIVDIHKGSVGVEDNPQGKGSVFWVMLEKA; this is encoded by the coding sequence ATGGGGGGTATGAGTGTTTACAATATGGAAAAACTACATCTGTTTACTAAATTGATGTTGGTTACACTTTTTTTCAGCATGCTGTTTATTCCTCTTGCAAGTTGTGAGTCTGATGAGTCACAGACTTACAGGATAGGAGTTCTTTCAATAAACGGAGATAAAGATAGTCTTAAAGAGACATGGGCACCTGTGGAAGATTATCTATCTGATAATATTCCCGGCTCCGGTTTTGAGGTAGTTCCTCTTGAATATGACGAATTCTCCCAGGAAATAGAGAACAATCATATTGATTTCTTTTATTGCAATCCTCTGCTATATGTGGAAATGGCACGTGTTCATGGAGCTGGCAGGATAGCAACATTCCAGCCAGCGTATAACAACACTTCGTATGTTGGTATGGGTGGTGTTATTTTCACAAGGGCTGGCAGAACTGATATTAATTCATTAGAGGATCTGGAAGGCAAGTCATTCATGTGGGTCAATTACAGGTCACTGGGAGGTTATCTGGCTGCAAGAGGTGAATTCCATCTTTTGGATATCAATGAGAACGATTTCAGTGAGACAAAGTTTGGTAATTCCCATAGAAATGTTGTTCTCTCTGTAATTGAAGGAAATGTTGACGCAGGTACCGTCAGGACAGGTGTTCTGGAATCGCTGATCGCAAAAGGCGTTATAGAACAGGATGATATCAAGATCCTGAATGAGAAAGAATACGATAGCTATCCTTTAGTGGTCAGTACTGAACTTTACCCTGATTGGGTTTTTGCAAAGACGGTATCAACGTCCGATGATATTTCCAAATACATGGCAGTTGCTCTGTTAACAATGCCTGTTGATAGTGAAGCAGCAATCTCGATTGGTGCAAGCGGCTGGACAGTTCCGGCAGATTACAGTTCTGTGGACAGGTTGATGCGTGACCTCAGATATGGTTTGTATGTTGATTACGGAAAAATTACTCCAAAGGATATTTTCATCCAATACGGGTATATTTTGGTATTCATAATCCTGGTTTTTGTCCTTTTTGCAGTTCATTCACGCTGGATGCTTGACAAGAAAGAGAAATCACGACTTGAAACATCGAACAGGCTCAAGGACCTGTTCACAGATATTATGCGGCATGACCTGATGAACCCGGTAAATGTGATCAAAGGTTTCAGTGATATGCTTTATGCGGAAGAGACTGACCTTGAAAAAAAGGAATCCTTAAAGATGATATGTGGGCAGACTAGCCATCTGACTGCAATGATAAGTTCTGCTGCAAAACTTGCTAAACTCGAATCTGATGAAGATATGGAATTAAAAGTGCAGGACATTGGTCTGATATTGCACATGGTTGTTGACAGTTTTTCCTCAGAGTTTTCAAAGAAAGGGATTAATCTCAAATATGAAGTTTGTGAAGGCTGTTTCTCCAGGGTCAATGATGTGATTGAAGATGTTTTTTCCAACATAGTATCAAATGCATTGAAATATAGTCCTGCTGGGACTACTGTTATCATTTCGATTCAGGATGAAGACAAATCCTGGAAAATATTAATTGCTGATGAGGGAGACGGCATACCTGATGACGCAAAGCCTTTTGTTTTTGACAGGTTCAGAAGGGCTGATAAGAAAGGTATAAAAGGAAACGGCCTTGGTCTTGCAATCGTGAAAAGAATAGTTGATATTCACAAAGGAAGTGTTGGTGTTGAGGATAACCCCCAGGGCAAAGGTTCAGTTTTCTGGGTTATGCTGGAAAAAGCATAA
- a CDS encoding formylmethanofuran dehydrogenase: MVKELVLEGTADYICDYTFNFYWHNNSLNPDSLIPGQNGGTFTYRNIVNELKAGGDVRITGNVGKNFAYSLGADIKHLGGSGEIEKAGRIFIDGNIGPEAGMGMVSGTLYVKGDIEYPLGNIVELISDVPEYRKFRSITDVLCNGSGSDELIDNQLNEPERTLILKDGIPRGTVASRCPCASKVIIEGDAYNGTGMLARKATVIVNGNAGMNTGSHLNGGTVVVHGEVGEFAGAYMKDGKLIFLDAKGFIGAGMQGGAIYSKNKAKTSPPAAKSRMKGEDSSLVREFMDAGRVESMLYNKYEPDKEKEKYVEVRMRDGSIVMRKIDDS; this comes from the coding sequence ATGGTAAAGGAACTCGTTCTTGAAGGGACTGCAGATTATATCTGTGACTACACTTTCAATTTTTACTGGCACAATAACAGCCTGAATCCAGATTCCCTGATTCCCGGACAGAATGGTGGTACGTTCACATACAGGAACATTGTCAATGAGCTAAAGGCAGGTGGTGATGTCCGGATCACCGGAAATGTCGGGAAGAATTTCGCTTACAGCCTTGGTGCTGATATCAAACACCTTGGAGGAAGCGGGGAAATAGAGAAAGCGGGCCGGATATTCATAGACGGAAATATCGGACCTGAAGCAGGAATGGGAATGGTTTCCGGTACACTGTATGTCAAAGGTGATATAGAATATCCGCTTGGAAATATTGTGGAACTTATAAGCGATGTTCCTGAATACAGGAAATTCCGTTCCATTACAGATGTACTATGCAACGGAAGCGGCAGTGATGAACTCATAGACAATCAGTTAAATGAACCTGAAAGAACATTGATACTCAAAGATGGAATTCCCAGGGGAACCGTGGCTTCAAGATGTCCCTGTGCTTCAAAGGTTATCATTGAAGGCGATGCCTACAACGGTACCGGAATGCTTGCCAGAAAAGCAACTGTTATAGTAAACGGAAATGCCGGGATGAACACAGGTTCTCATCTTAACGGTGGAACTGTTGTTGTCCACGGTGAAGTTGGAGAGTTTGCCGGAGCATACATGAAAGATGGAAAACTGATATTCCTTGACGCTAAAGGTTTCATAGGAGCAGGAATGCAAGGCGGTGCCATCTACAGTAAGAACAAGGCAAAGACCAGCCCTCCCGCTGCAAAATCCAGAATGAAAGGAGAGGACAGCAGTCTTGTGAGGGAATTCATGGATGCCGGAAGGGTTGAATCAATGCTCTACAACAAATATGAACCGGATAAGGAAAAAGAAAAATACGTAGAGGTCCGCATGCGTGACGGTTCGATAGTTATGCGCAAGATAGATGATAGTTGA